GCTGTTCGCCTTCACCTACGGGCTGGAGTCGGGGAACAAGCACGGCTGGAGCGACCCGTCCGTCCTCAGCGTGTTCGCCCTCGCGTTCATCGCCCTGGCCTGTTTCGTGCTGGTGGAGAACTGGGCCCCCGACCCGATGATCAATTTGCGGTTCTTCCGCAACCGGGTCTTCGCCGGCGGCCTGCTCTCCCAGATGCTCTACGGCATCGGCTTCAACGGGATGATCTTCTATTCGGCGACGTTCCTGCAGCGCTTCCTCGGCTTCTCCCCGCCCCAGGCCGGCCTGGTGATGCTGCCGCCGTCCATCGCCATCATGGTCATGACGCCCGTCGCGTTCTGGCTGGCCGCCAAGCTCGGCCCCCGGCCCGCCATCGGCGGCGGCCTCGCCCTCATGGCCTTCGGCATGTTCCTGTTCTCCACCATCCAGCAGGGCGACGGCTACGCCGACCTCATGCCCGGCGTCATGACCGTCGGCGTCGGCGCCGCGATGGGCATGCCGCTCGTCATGTACGTCCTGAAAGCGGTGCCGGAGCAGCAGGCGGGCGTCGCGAGCGGCATCATCAACGTCATCCGCGAGGCCTCGGGCGCCTTCGGCATCGCCATCATCGGCCTGCTCGTCCACCACGTCCCCGCGGAGGGCGCGAGCGCCGCCGAGCTGGAGACGTTCCGCAGCGGCACCGCCTCGGGGCTCATCCTCGGCGCCGCCCTCGTCCTCGTCGGCGGCCTGATCAGCGGCCTCACCCTCCCCAGCCGCCGCGGCTGGCTGGGGCCGAAGCACGGCAAGTCCTCCCCGCTGGTCGAACCCGAGCCCCGCCGCCCCGACCCGGCCCCCCGCGAGCCCGTCCCCGCCCTGACCGCCCCCGTCGCCGTCGCGACCCCGCCGGGCGAGCCCCTCCCACTCCCCCTCACCTGGGAGGAAGACCCCATGCCCGACCCCACCCCGGGCCCCCACTGGTGGACCGACACCGCCCCGAACCCCCGGGACGACACCGCCACCTGGGCCGCCGAAACCCCCTGGCCCCCGCCCCCTCCCGCACCCAACCCCTGGAAAGACTGGCCGCCCCCCGAGGCGTCACCCGGCACGCCCGCCTCCCAGCCGTCCGGGCCGTCCGGGCCGTCCGGGCCGTCCGACCAGACCGGCGAGCAGAGCACGGCCGACGAAGCGCCCGGCTTCACCGCCCCCCTCGGGGAGCGTCCGAAGATCCCGCCGAACGACCTCGTCCAGCCCCTTCAGACCGCCCCTCACGAAGTCGCCGCCGAGCCGGAAGGGCGACCGGCGCTCATGAGCGACGCGGGTTCCCGTCCGGAAGAGGAAGGCGAACCCCTGGCGGTCGAGGACGCGGCCGATACCGCCCCTGGAGCGGCGGTCCAGGGCGGCGCGGAGGAAGGCGAGGAGCACGGCTCCACACATCTCGGGCAACCCGCGGGGGAGCCGGAGAAGGCACCCGAGGCCGGTCTCCCGCTTGAGGACGAGCAGCGCGGCGGGGACGCGGCGGAGTCCGCCGAAGGCGAGGACGGGCGGCCGGCGCCTCCGGAGGGGTGGTACGAGCCCTACGTGCCCGAGGCGGAGCCGGTGGAGGAGCCTCGCATCGTCCCGCGCAATGACGCCTGGTAGGAGGTAGACGTGAGCCGGATCGTGATCTTCGCGGCGGGGTCGCGGGGGGACATCCAGCCCTGCGTGGCGCTGGGACGGGCGCTGCGGGCGCGGGGGGACGAGGTGCGGCTGGTGGCGAGCGCGCGGTACTCGCCGATGGTCGTCGCGGCGGGGCTGGAGCTCGCGCCGCTGACGGCGGATCCGACGGAGATCCTCGAATCGGACGCCGGGCAGGAGCTGCTGGCCGGCGGGCGGAATCCGGTGAAGTTCCTCGGCGGCTTCCGGCGGATCCTCGGGCCGATGGCCGAACGGCTGCTGGCGGAGTGTTCGGACGCCTGTAAGGGCGCGGATCTGATTCTCGGACCCACGCTCGGTTTCCTTCCCCGGCATCTGGGCGAACATCTCGGTGTTCCGTGGGCGCTGATTCATTTCCAGCCGAGCGAGCCGACCGGGGCGTTCCCGCACCCGTTCGTCCCGCAGGCGCGCGTGCTCGGGCCGTGGGCGAACCGGGCGAGCTTCCGCGCGGTCGACCAGATCGCGTGGCAGCTGTCGCGCCCGTTCATCAACCCGTGGCGGGACGAGGCGCTCGGGTTGCCGCGGCTGCCGCTGCGGGGCCGGCGGGCCGACGGCGGGCCGGTGCTCGCGTGCTTCAGCCCGGTGGTGGTTCCGCGCCCCGGAGACTGGGCCTCCAACGTGAACCTGACGGGCTACTGGTTCCTCGACGAGCCGGAGTGGGAGCCTCCCGGCGCACTCGCGGAGTTCCTGGCGGCCGGGCCCGCGCCGGTGTACGTCGGGTTCGGGAGCATGGTGCCGAAGGACGCCGAGATGACCGGGCTGGCCGTGCGGACGGCCCTGAAGCTCGCCGGAGTCCGGGGCATCGTGCAGGGCGACCCGGCGACGTCGGACGAGGACGTGTTCGCCGTCCGGGACGTGCCGCACTCATGGCTGTTCCCGCGCATGGCGGCGGTCGTGCACCACGGGGGCGCCGGTACGACGGCGGCGGGGCTGCGGGCTGGTGTGCCCACCGTGGTGTGCCCGTTCTTCGGCGACCAGCCGTACTGGGGCGAGCGCGTCGCCGCGCTGGGGGCCGGGCCCGCCCCGCTGCCGTTCCGCGCGATGACCGTCCCGCGGCTCGCCAGGAAGATCCGGCGTGCGGTCCGGGACCAGGGGATGTCCGACCGGGCGAGCGAACTGGGCCGGCGCGTCAGGGCCGAGGACGGCATCGGACGGGCTCAGGAGATCATCGACTCGCTCCTGTGACGGCGCTCGGGCGGGAGGGGAAGGCCGGGCGCTTCACCCGGTGTCAGGGAGTGCCGGACTCCTCGCCCCAGTGCCAGCCCGAGCCGTCCGGCTTGGGGACGATCACGCGCCGGGTGCGCGGGGCGGGGCGCGGCGCGGGTTGCGGCGGGCCGTCCGCCCACGGCGCCCAGGGCGCGCCCTCGGGCTCGGGCGCCCGGCCGGGCGCCGCCCCGTCGGGGGCCGTCTGGAAGACCAGTTCCGGCGACTCGTCCGCGTTCGGCTGCGGGACGGCGTGGAACGCGGCGTTCGCGTCCGGCCGCCGCCGGGCGCGCGGCACCTCCGCCGGAGCGTCCGGCTCGGCGATGTCCGGGCGGACGTTTCCGTTCGGCGGCGCGGCCGCGGGAGGCGGGGTCGATTCCGCCCAGTTGATGGCGTAGGGGAAGGGTTGCTCCTCCGGGAGGCGGGGCGGGGCGACGGTGCCGCCGGCCGGGACGAGGGCGGTGCGTTCGCGCAGGTCCATGCGGGCGTGCAGGCCGGCGAGGAAGCCCGGAAGCCACCAGTTGGCCGCGCCCATGAACCGCATCGTGGCGGGGACGAGGAGGGAGCGGACGAGGGCGGCGTCCACGACGACGGCCACGAACATGCCGACGCCGATCAGCTTCACGACGGTGATCCCGGCCATGCTGAACGCGGCGATGACGAGGAGGAAGAGCAGCGCGGCGCTGGTGATGATGCCGCCCGTGTGCTGCATGCCGGATGCGACGGCGACGCGGTTGTCGTGCGTGAGGTCCCATTCCTCGCGGATGCGGCTCAGCAGGAAGACCTCGTAGTCCATGGACAGGCCGAACACGACCGCGAGGATGAGGATCATGCTGGTGGCCTCGACGCCGCCGGTGGGGGTGAAGTTCAGCAGCCCGGCGAGGTGCCCGTACTGGAAGCCCCAGACGATCGCGCCGAACGAGGCGCCGATCGACAGGACGTTCATGACGATGGCCTTGAGCGGCAGGACGATCGAGCCGAAGAACATGAACAGCAGGACGAACGTGGCGATCCCGACGACGAGCGCCATCTTCGGCAGGGATCTCATCAGGCTCGACATCAGGTCCATCTGGCCGGCGGTGCTGCCACCGACGTCGATGTGCATCGGGTAGCCGTCCTTGGACAGGCCCATCCCGCGGATCTCGGTGACGAGGTCCTGGGCGTGCTGGTCCATCGGCTCGTACTTGTGCGTGACGGAGATGCGCACGCCCCCGTACGAGCCGGAGTAGCCGGTGAACTGGGCCTCGGTGACGCCGGGGAGCGACGCGAGCTGCTTCCTGAACTGCTCCAGATAGGGCGGGATGGGGTCGCCCTTGCCGGACGGCGTCCAGTCGCGCGGGATGAGGTCTCCGGACACCACCACGTCGATGGGCTCGACGGACCCGTTGGGGAAGTCCTTCTTGATGGTCTCCACCACGGCGCGGGTGGGGCTGTCCTTGGGCAGGACGCGGGCGTCCACGCTGCCGAACTGGACGTTCAGGAACGGCACGAACATCACGCCCAGGATGACGAGCACGGCCGCGAAGTACGGGAGCGGGTGCTTCATCACGCTGTTGCCTAGCCGGAACCAGAAGCCGCTCTCGGGGTCTCGCCGCGCGCGCTTGGCCGTGGGACGCCGCCACCACATCTGCCCGCCCTCGACACGCGGCCCCAGAAGAGCCAACAGAGTCGGCAGCAGGACGGTTGCTCCGAACACCGCGACCATGACGGTTGCTATGCCGGCGAGCCCGATCGTGCGGAGGAACATCTGCGGAAAGAGCAGGAGGCCGGCGAGAGCCGCCGAGACGGTGACGCCGCTGACCATGATGGTGCGGCCCGCCGTCGCCATGGTGGCGGCCAAGGCGGCCTCACGGATGGGCTTGAGCGCCGTCCTGTGCGCCTGCTTGGCGGCCTTGCGCGCCGCCTTGTCGCGTTCTCGCTTCCACGGTTTCCCCGGTGGCAGACCTTGTGCGGTCATGCCGCGTTGGAGTTCCTCACGGAAACGGCTGATGATGAACAGCGAATAGTCGATCGCCAGGCCGACGCCCATCATCGTGACGACTTCCAGGGCGAAGGACGTCACGTCCGCCGCGTACGTCACCACGTGCAGGACGGCCAGTCCGCCGACCGTCGAGAAGACGCCCACGATGATGGGCAGGACCGAGGCCGTCACGGCGCCGAACAGGATGACGAGCAGGATGAGCAGGGGCAGCGCGGTGATGGTCTCCGCGCGGACGATGTCGGCCACGACCTGCTGGCCGAACTCCTCGCCCAACGGGACGTTGCCGCCGTAC
The sequence above is a segment of the Actinomadura coerulea genome. Coding sequences within it:
- a CDS encoding MFS transporter, encoding MTRGRYRWALAVVAVSAFMITMDNTVVANALPTIMSDLDMSNSAKDWVATGYILMFSCLMVAGGRLTDVFGCRVTFVTGMVVFTAASAVCGLAPDSATLILARVTQGAGAALALPATQVMVTVGRTDKQRSLGTIVWVGAGASATALGPTIGGFIVQQWSWGWIFLINIVPGVLVILLGLVVLTGKGENRDARVDLPGVLISATMLFAFTYGLESGNKHGWSDPSVLSVFALAFIALACFVLVENWAPDPMINLRFFRNRVFAGGLLSQMLYGIGFNGMIFYSATFLQRFLGFSPPQAGLVMLPPSIAIMVMTPVAFWLAAKLGPRPAIGGGLALMAFGMFLFSTIQQGDGYADLMPGVMTVGVGAAMGMPLVMYVLKAVPEQQAGVASGIINVIREASGAFGIAIIGLLVHHVPAEGASAAELETFRSGTASGLILGAALVLVGGLISGLTLPSRRGWLGPKHGKSSPLVEPEPRRPDPAPREPVPALTAPVAVATPPGEPLPLPLTWEEDPMPDPTPGPHWWTDTAPNPRDDTATWAAETPWPPPPPAPNPWKDWPPPEASPGTPASQPSGPSGPSGPSDQTGEQSTADEAPGFTAPLGERPKIPPNDLVQPLQTAPHEVAAEPEGRPALMSDAGSRPEEEGEPLAVEDAADTAPGAAVQGGAEEGEEHGSTHLGQPAGEPEKAPEAGLPLEDEQRGGDAAESAEGEDGRPAPPEGWYEPYVPEAEPVEEPRIVPRNDAW
- a CDS encoding glycosyltransferase, translated to MSRIVIFAAGSRGDIQPCVALGRALRARGDEVRLVASARYSPMVVAAGLELAPLTADPTEILESDAGQELLAGGRNPVKFLGGFRRILGPMAERLLAECSDACKGADLILGPTLGFLPRHLGEHLGVPWALIHFQPSEPTGAFPHPFVPQARVLGPWANRASFRAVDQIAWQLSRPFINPWRDEALGLPRLPLRGRRADGGPVLACFSPVVVPRPGDWASNVNLTGYWFLDEPEWEPPGALAEFLAAGPAPVYVGFGSMVPKDAEMTGLAVRTALKLAGVRGIVQGDPATSDEDVFAVRDVPHSWLFPRMAAVVHHGGAGTTAAGLRAGVPTVVCPFFGDQPYWGERVAALGAGPAPLPFRAMTVPRLARKIRRAVRDQGMSDRASELGRRVRAEDGIGRAQEIIDSLL
- a CDS encoding MMPL family transporter; its protein translation is MLILIMTGVAGAWGLGVFAKFKEGGFEDPDASSTLVAKLGATYFGSTNPDVLVLYSSDTMTVDDPRFEASVVTTIARLPRAQVDEIISYWSFNGDAARTFASHDRHSTFVAVKLKGKEAADKSENYHAVKDRLAAPGLDVRYGGNVPLGEEFGQQVVADIVRAETITALPLLILLVILFGAVTASVLPIIVGVFSTVGGLAVLHVVTYAADVTSFALEVVTMMGVGLAIDYSLFIISRFREELQRGMTAQGLPPGKPWKRERDKAARKAAKQAHRTALKPIREAALAATMATAGRTIMVSGVTVSAALAGLLLFPQMFLRTIGLAGIATVMVAVFGATVLLPTLLALLGPRVEGGQMWWRRPTAKRARRDPESGFWFRLGNSVMKHPLPYFAAVLVILGVMFVPFLNVQFGSVDARVLPKDSPTRAVVETIKKDFPNGSVEPIDVVVSGDLIPRDWTPSGKGDPIPPYLEQFRKQLASLPGVTEAQFTGYSGSYGGVRISVTHKYEPMDQHAQDLVTEIRGMGLSKDGYPMHIDVGGSTAGQMDLMSSLMRSLPKMALVVGIATFVLLFMFFGSIVLPLKAIVMNVLSIGASFGAIVWGFQYGHLAGLLNFTPTGGVEATSMILILAVVFGLSMDYEVFLLSRIREEWDLTHDNRVAVASGMQHTGGIITSAALLFLLVIAAFSMAGITVVKLIGVGMFVAVVVDAALVRSLLVPATMRFMGAANWWLPGFLAGLHARMDLRERTALVPAGGTVAPPRLPEEQPFPYAINWAESTPPPAAAPPNGNVRPDIAEPDAPAEVPRARRRPDANAAFHAVPQPNADESPELVFQTAPDGAAPGRAPEPEGAPWAPWADGPPQPAPRPAPRTRRVIVPKPDGSGWHWGEESGTP